One region of Metallosphaera sedula DSM 5348 genomic DNA includes:
- a CDS encoding DUF72 domain-containing protein — protein sequence MKIYVGTSGWSYPWNKRRSLEWYVENTPFQAVELNSSFYRLPKPSTVKAWLGFNLKWSIKVHREITHVKRLKDVDMRSFMELFRDLNPRFYLFQLPPSFKRNEENERRVLDMLKEVSNAIFEFRDKSWFESPPKVPLVSVDSPMGTYIFQGKVVYLRMHGRERWYFHNYTDQELIDVAKKIVEINPEETYVFFNNDLWMLENGKRFLDILKSMLGKE from the coding sequence ATGAAAATTTACGTAGGGACGTCAGGCTGGTCCTACCCGTGGAATAAGAGAAGGTCTCTGGAGTGGTATGTCGAAAACACCCCCTTTCAGGCTGTGGAGTTAAACTCGAGCTTTTACAGGCTACCTAAACCATCGACTGTGAAGGCATGGTTGGGCTTTAACCTGAAATGGTCAATAAAGGTTCACAGGGAGATAACCCACGTAAAGAGGCTCAAGGATGTGGATATGAGGAGCTTCATGGAGCTATTTCGAGACCTCAATCCTAGGTTCTACCTTTTTCAGTTACCTCCGAGCTTCAAGAGGAATGAGGAGAATGAGAGAAGGGTCCTAGACATGTTGAAAGAGGTGTCCAACGCGATATTTGAGTTCAGGGATAAGTCCTGGTTTGAATCCCCTCCTAAAGTTCCCCTGGTATCAGTTGATTCGCCTATGGGAACATACATATTCCAGGGGAAGGTGGTGTATCTCAGAATGCATGGAAGAGAGAGATGGTACTTTCACAATTACACAGATCAGGAACTCATTGACGTGGCCAAGAAAATAGTCGAGATTAACCCTGAGGAGACCTATGTCTTCTTCAACAACGATCTCTGGATGTTGGAGAACGGGAAACGCTTTTTGGACATCCTCAAATCAATGCTAGGTAAAGAATAG
- a CDS encoding 2-keto-4-pentenoate hydratase, translating into MDKAEILMEAYTSRKEIEPFDLSEDEAKIVGERFAQMLVEMEGLGGYKITKSGLWGVLTKRMISKSELELWFKTHKLEVEIIALVENGRVLRTYLGLEVPATRFTTWDLPKHYMIADDAFAGRLFVGKEIEPPYGHFKLFINGELVGEGAPTYNPQNVVKPDQTGYVSCGAFIGPVKISKGDLIRVEGKKTIQVRAT; encoded by the coding sequence ATGGATAAGGCAGAAATTCTCATGGAAGCGTACACGTCGCGGAAGGAGATAGAACCCTTCGACTTGTCCGAGGATGAGGCCAAGATTGTGGGAGAGAGATTTGCTCAGATGCTTGTGGAGATGGAGGGCCTCGGGGGCTACAAGATAACCAAGTCAGGTTTGTGGGGGGTCCTCACAAAGAGAATGATCTCGAAGAGCGAGCTAGAGCTATGGTTCAAGACCCACAAACTCGAGGTGGAAATTATTGCCCTTGTGGAGAACGGGAGAGTCCTAAGAACCTACCTGGGACTTGAGGTCCCTGCAACTAGGTTTACCACGTGGGATCTTCCCAAGCACTACATGATTGCAGATGATGCCTTCGCGGGGAGGCTTTTCGTGGGGAAAGAGATAGAGCCCCCCTATGGACACTTCAAACTTTTCATTAACGGGGAACTTGTGGGTGAGGGAGCCCCCACTTACAACCCGCAGAACGTGGTCAAGCCAGACCAGACAGGGTATGTCTCCTGTGGAGCCTTTATTGGACCAGTGAAGATCTCGAAGGGAGACCTCATCAGAGTAGAAGGTAAGAAGACTATCCAGGTCAGGGCAACCTAA
- the wrbA gene encoding NAD(P)H:quinone oxidoreductase produces the protein MACPKILVLFYGYGSIVDLAMEIAEGAKAEGAEVKVVRVPELFPKEVVAKFNVDLSRVEKIPEATMQDLEWADGIVMGSPTRYGNITGQLKFFLDQTRDLWLKGALYGKPVGFFTEAATIHGGHESTILTMSAYAYHQGMVIVPLGYAIKEISTTTTGGSPYGPSHLGSMKNLDDNEKAIARFMGKRITEVARKLRC, from the coding sequence ATGGCTTGTCCCAAAATACTTGTACTATTCTATGGCTACGGTAGTATAGTTGACCTAGCCATGGAAATAGCTGAGGGAGCTAAGGCAGAGGGAGCTGAGGTTAAGGTAGTGAGGGTACCAGAGCTTTTCCCAAAGGAAGTTGTTGCCAAGTTCAATGTGGATCTATCTAGGGTAGAGAAGATCCCCGAAGCCACAATGCAGGATCTGGAATGGGCTGATGGAATAGTTATGGGATCCCCCACCAGGTACGGCAACATCACTGGTCAGCTGAAGTTTTTCTTAGACCAGACCAGGGACCTCTGGTTAAAAGGTGCCCTTTATGGAAAGCCCGTGGGGTTCTTCACAGAGGCCGCTACCATTCATGGAGGTCACGAGAGCACTATCCTAACCATGAGTGCCTATGCCTATCATCAGGGAATGGTTATAGTCCCATTGGGCTATGCAATAAAGGAGATATCCACAACAACCACTGGAGGCTCTCCCTATGGTCCCAGCCATCTCGGAAGCATGAAAAACTTGGATGATAACGAAAAGGCCATAGCTAGGTTCATGGGTAAAAGGATTACCGAAGTTGCAAGAAAGCTTAGATGCTAG
- a CDS encoding MFS transporter encodes MNRSLRWMWSALVFGVSSGPLSTLVTLNIIDMGGGPLMVAYAITLSNVVLIPASMFWGFLADRFDRRKLILAGFGFSTLFLVLASQSNSIPEIDLNYAGFTFFSTAYSTPMNLLIMESADKRKWATSFSMLSMLSSIGNLIGLLLSTFLVLVIRITVMYAVLALFSASAFVLALLFTPKSMMLERTSMLHSIESFAVRLKMLPLIFLHRPRLTLFKMFSLSRLTKKPINYVPLLYIAITIFYISSGLFNTLYPASLYNEGINKSLVLGIITVGMLFQILTFHFVGHYLEDRDEREASFRSLLLRGTGYIVMGVSLVTPVTAVVLGFLFYPLSAGVAFSLFYAASNTLIFKVVGGRRQGTTLGVYSTLVGIALFSGSLISGFLSKAIGYTGDFIVAGILLYLSGSIFKYLEEG; translated from the coding sequence ATGAATAGATCATTAAGGTGGATGTGGTCTGCACTGGTTTTCGGGGTCTCGAGTGGACCTCTTTCAACGCTCGTTACTCTCAATATAATCGACATGGGCGGAGGTCCACTTATGGTGGCTTACGCCATCACGCTGTCTAACGTGGTTCTGATTCCAGCGTCTATGTTTTGGGGCTTCCTTGCAGATAGGTTTGACAGGAGAAAGCTCATTCTAGCTGGCTTCGGGTTCTCCACCCTCTTTTTAGTGCTAGCATCTCAGAGTAATAGCATACCTGAAATCGACCTGAATTACGCGGGATTTACGTTCTTTTCCACTGCCTATAGCACACCCATGAATTTGCTCATCATGGAGTCGGCCGATAAGAGGAAGTGGGCCACTAGTTTCTCAATGCTCTCGATGCTCTCCTCCATAGGAAATCTGATAGGCCTTCTCTTGTCCACATTTCTAGTTTTAGTTATCAGGATCACGGTAATGTATGCTGTTCTGGCCTTGTTCTCGGCTTCAGCCTTTGTGTTGGCACTTCTCTTCACTCCAAAATCCATGATGCTGGAAAGGACCTCAATGCTCCACAGTATAGAGTCGTTCGCGGTTAGACTCAAGATGCTACCCCTAATTTTCCTTCACAGGCCCAGGCTAACCCTTTTCAAGATGTTCAGCCTAAGCAGGCTTACGAAGAAGCCCATTAACTACGTTCCGCTTCTCTACATTGCAATAACAATCTTCTACATCTCAAGCGGGTTGTTCAATACCCTTTATCCTGCAAGCCTTTACAACGAGGGAATAAACAAGAGCCTTGTCTTGGGCATAATCACCGTGGGAATGCTGTTCCAGATACTGACCTTTCATTTTGTTGGCCATTACCTTGAGGACAGGGATGAAAGGGAGGCGTCCTTTAGGTCCCTGCTCTTGAGGGGGACAGGATATATCGTGATGGGTGTATCTCTCGTGACCCCTGTTACTGCAGTGGTATTGGGTTTCCTATTTTACCCGCTATCTGCCGGCGTTGCGTTCTCCTTGTTTTATGCAGCTTCCAACACACTTATCTTTAAGGTGGTTGGTGGACGAAGACAGGGAACCACGCTCGGGGTTTACAGTACATTAGTTGGCATAGCCCTCTTCTCAGGTTCCTTGATCTCAGGCTTTCTCTCAAAGGCTATTGGATACACTGGAGATTTTATTGTGGCTGGGATCCTGCTCTACCTGTCCGGGAGCATCTTCAAGTACTTGGAGGAAGGATAA
- the sepP gene encoding undecaprenyl-diphosphatase SepP, producing the protein MKYYWLLLLAFLVIGIAVKVVSEPNMPLNVYLFKLINYHQVGALNPVMVFLSKYGREYVWIPLTAILLVFKKTRRIAITLAASFILAIIVGEISKYAFAQGRPFLYVHPDYLLVPPPTDYSFPSGHALIVSDGALVLARMAPRWLWIIMMIEALLVSYSRVYVGVHWPYDVVAGWLLGGWTSLLTVDLERRGTLAFVEKFLKA; encoded by the coding sequence ATGAAGTACTACTGGCTCCTGCTGTTGGCCTTTCTAGTCATAGGCATAGCTGTGAAGGTAGTGTCTGAGCCTAACATGCCTCTGAACGTGTATCTTTTCAAGTTAATCAATTATCACCAGGTGGGTGCTCTTAACCCGGTCATGGTGTTCCTGTCAAAGTACGGGAGAGAATATGTGTGGATTCCGTTAACTGCAATCCTTCTGGTCTTCAAAAAGACAAGGAGAATTGCAATTACCCTCGCTGCGTCATTCATCTTAGCTATAATTGTGGGAGAGATTAGCAAGTACGCCTTTGCCCAGGGAAGGCCATTCCTCTACGTCCATCCGGATTACCTCCTAGTTCCGCCGCCTACTGACTACAGTTTCCCATCGGGGCATGCCTTAATCGTGAGCGATGGAGCACTTGTCCTGGCCAGGATGGCTCCCAGATGGCTTTGGATCATCATGATGATAGAGGCACTTTTGGTGTCCTACTCAAGGGTCTACGTTGGCGTTCACTGGCCATATGACGTCGTAGCAGGTTGGCTCTTGGGAGGATGGACCTCCCTTCTAACGGTGGACCTAGAAAGAAGAGGAACTCTGGCCTTTGTTGAGAAGTTCCTTAAGGCATGA
- a CDS encoding MFS transporter — MASLTWRNVIVSGMGVLTDGYNLYSISLTSFFIPSSFTFSSAELGLLVAGSYYGAAIAALLFGLLADRIGRKRIYGFDVLIMAIGAGLQAFSQSYLELFLARLILGVGIGADYVLSPVIVAENAEGRNRGKAMVVTFAVMWGLGAVIAAFVEQMGLLAHLPATLLWRVVLGMGAIPAISVFFLRRKIYETMLFVSRVNPEHQDVSKIEQELGKPLPKAKDTTPFLRRLSSSALLIVAASVLWLLYDMYSSTFAIFGPITIASNLGLSPIEFTYVAQFFAGIPGQLICIYLVDKIGRKPLIVIGYAGVALWLFAYSLLLEDPRIFGLPEAQLSVSKLVGEAAILGFSFYMLNYLFSAIGPASIIGSAMVTPELVPTKVRATSQAISVSVDRLATALNITAFPLLLSHYGLGAMVGFYAGIALISTIITLFVIPETKGQELEKVVKERNVGEGL, encoded by the coding sequence ATGGCATCGCTGACGTGGAGAAACGTAATAGTCTCAGGGATGGGAGTTCTCACTGACGGGTATAATCTTTACTCGATCTCCCTCACTTCGTTCTTCATTCCCTCTTCTTTCACATTCTCCAGTGCAGAGCTTGGATTACTCGTAGCAGGGTCATATTACGGTGCTGCGATCGCTGCTCTTCTGTTTGGTCTCTTAGCTGACAGGATAGGAAGAAAGAGGATTTACGGCTTCGATGTCCTGATCATGGCCATAGGGGCAGGACTGCAGGCTTTCTCACAGTCCTATCTGGAGCTCTTTTTAGCTAGGTTAATTCTTGGAGTGGGCATAGGGGCAGATTACGTCCTTTCACCTGTCATAGTAGCTGAGAATGCGGAGGGAAGGAACAGGGGAAAGGCAATGGTAGTGACCTTTGCCGTTATGTGGGGTCTCGGTGCAGTTATTGCTGCGTTCGTGGAACAGATGGGCTTACTCGCCCACCTTCCTGCAACCTTACTCTGGAGAGTAGTTCTGGGAATGGGTGCTATTCCAGCGATTTCAGTCTTCTTTCTGAGGAGGAAGATATACGAGACAATGTTGTTCGTGTCCAGGGTCAACCCAGAGCACCAGGATGTGTCTAAGATAGAGCAGGAATTGGGGAAACCCCTGCCCAAGGCTAAGGACACAACCCCATTCTTGAGGAGGCTTTCCTCTTCTGCACTGTTAATCGTGGCAGCCTCTGTCCTCTGGCTACTTTACGACATGTACTCCTCGACATTTGCCATTTTCGGCCCCATCACTATAGCCTCAAATCTGGGACTCTCTCCCATAGAGTTCACGTATGTCGCGCAGTTCTTTGCGGGAATTCCGGGACAGTTAATATGCATCTATCTTGTGGACAAAATAGGGAGAAAGCCCTTAATCGTGATAGGCTACGCTGGAGTGGCCCTATGGCTTTTCGCCTATTCCCTTCTACTGGAGGATCCCAGAATCTTTGGACTTCCGGAGGCTCAACTCTCCGTATCCAAGTTAGTGGGAGAGGCCGCAATTCTCGGTTTCTCGTTTTACATGCTAAACTACCTCTTCTCGGCCATAGGTCCGGCATCAATCATAGGCTCGGCGATGGTGACGCCTGAGCTAGTTCCCACTAAGGTTAGGGCAACTAGCCAGGCCATAAGCGTCAGCGTCGACAGATTGGCTACTGCCCTTAACATAACTGCCTTCCCGTTACTTCTCTCGCATTATGGACTAGGAGCTATGGTTGGATTTTATGCAGGAATAGCACTAATTTCCACCATAATAACACTCTTCGTCATTCCCGAAACAAAGGGACAGGAATTAGAGAAAGTTGTTAAGGAGAGAAACGTGGGAGAGGGATTATAA
- a CDS encoding molybdopterin-dependent oxidoreductase, with product MIACTRDCYDTCVFDENYQPVKGEPTFGFTCSRGRMDLKRNEINRVDSAYVDGKQVGLEQAVSLISRALRGVRPDEILHVEYDGNQGLLTWYYPARLWNVIGAVSTDYSICSLEGHEGIKAHYGTSMGALPEDMEKFSAAAFWGSEAVFSFIHGWRIFKDKYKITIDVRMSETAKRSEKAYVIRPGSDAYLAIALMKIFLEQGYAKPDLVDLELLRKRVEKFDMDELLSAVNLSEDEVRELADLYAYYRPLTVIGFAIGRSWNGGHSAGLISLIPAVLGVKRGFYYSNSGGWGIDFQYLRGTHVFQPKTMGMGEVSYNLDKFKVLFVWNSNPVVTLPGGDRIREAVESGKLLLVVHDPFWSETAKIANVVIPGSTFLEKEDVVYSYWHPYLIYNTPVRPKRGVTEVELMKALSRELGLDHPLLNEDPWDAVNVAIRKTGTTVEELRRKGMVKIKPFITPEKASVDPFPSPEELGLPRGEVLVFSAHPNYTNSQFTEIYGKREAVIYSGKYEGEGFLEGEGGRIRVKLVRADLPENVLFVYKSSLLSGERTVNSILRPVRNKFGGPRLNGEVRVILEDSENPRR from the coding sequence ATGATAGCGTGTACCAGGGACTGTTACGATACGTGTGTCTTTGACGAGAATTATCAACCAGTGAAGGGTGAACCCACCTTTGGTTTCACCTGCTCCAGGGGAAGGATGGACCTCAAAAGAAACGAGATAAATAGGGTGGACTCGGCCTACGTGGATGGAAAGCAGGTTGGTCTAGAGCAAGCAGTCTCCCTAATCTCAAGAGCTCTAAGGGGGGTTAGACCCGACGAGATCCTGCACGTGGAATACGACGGTAATCAGGGTCTTCTGACCTGGTATTACCCAGCGAGGTTATGGAACGTGATAGGAGCTGTCAGCACGGATTACTCCATCTGTAGCCTGGAAGGTCATGAGGGGATCAAGGCTCATTACGGAACCAGTATGGGGGCTCTTCCAGAGGACATGGAGAAATTTTCCGCAGCTGCCTTTTGGGGTTCAGAGGCGGTCTTCAGCTTCATTCATGGCTGGAGGATTTTCAAGGACAAATACAAGATCACGATTGACGTCAGAATGAGTGAGACTGCAAAGAGGAGCGAAAAGGCCTACGTAATAAGACCTGGTAGTGACGCTTACTTGGCAATTGCTCTCATGAAGATATTCCTCGAACAGGGTTACGCTAAACCTGATCTCGTGGACCTGGAGCTTCTAAGAAAGAGGGTGGAAAAATTTGATATGGATGAACTCCTCTCCGCCGTGAACTTGAGCGAGGATGAAGTGAGGGAGCTGGCGGACCTTTACGCGTATTACCGCCCGCTCACAGTGATAGGTTTCGCCATTGGGAGATCGTGGAACGGGGGTCACTCTGCGGGACTAATTTCACTGATACCGGCAGTTCTCGGCGTGAAGAGGGGCTTCTACTACTCGAACTCGGGAGGATGGGGTATTGATTTCCAGTATCTTCGCGGTACTCACGTCTTTCAACCTAAAACTATGGGTATGGGGGAGGTTAGTTATAACCTGGACAAATTCAAGGTCCTATTTGTCTGGAACTCTAACCCCGTGGTTACCCTACCCGGTGGGGACAGGATAAGGGAGGCTGTGGAGAGCGGAAAACTTCTCCTTGTGGTCCATGACCCCTTCTGGTCAGAGACCGCGAAAATCGCCAATGTGGTCATACCAGGTTCCACTTTCCTGGAAAAGGAGGACGTGGTGTATAGCTATTGGCACCCCTACCTCATTTACAATACGCCAGTGAGGCCTAAGAGGGGGGTGACGGAAGTGGAGCTCATGAAGGCGCTGTCTCGGGAACTGGGACTAGATCATCCCCTACTCAATGAGGATCCATGGGATGCTGTAAACGTGGCGATCAGGAAAACCGGAACCACAGTTGAGGAGTTGAGAAGGAAGGGAATGGTTAAGATCAAACCCTTCATTACGCCCGAGAAAGCAAGCGTAGATCCGTTTCCATCTCCTGAGGAGTTAGGACTGCCAAGGGGAGAAGTTCTGGTGTTCTCTGCCCATCCCAATTACACCAATTCCCAATTCACAGAAATTTACGGGAAAAGGGAGGCAGTGATATACTCAGGAAAGTATGAGGGAGAAGGCTTTCTAGAGGGTGAAGGTGGGAGGATAAGGGTTAAGTTGGTAAGGGCTGACTTGCCGGAAAACGTCCTCTTCGTGTATAAGTCCTCGTTACTTAGTGGGGAGAGGACAGTGAATTCTATCCTAAGACCTGTGAGGAATAAGTTCGGTGGGCCTAGGCTCAACGGAGAAGTGAGAGTAATTCTGGAGGACTCTGAAAATCCTCGACGCTAG
- a CDS encoding sulfurtransferase TusA family protein, producing MLDVRGEECPIPEMRAAKELQKIPSGKLVVLTDHEPAIDVTLPSLCKSLGLRYETVKEGEYVKFIIYKERGSAKIDEIEGVSDTERITLGDVRLRDKLSDPTILMSFVPQIKAVDNVAPGSYILHMKWFISWETPLYVTLNPLPKGDIVYYTAYQKLPMTRISFGWRFVSNRVGNEVTLDITEWYKGPLSGQAKKSIRKHLEKAKETLPRVLTS from the coding sequence GTGTTGGATGTGAGAGGGGAGGAGTGTCCGATCCCTGAGATGAGGGCTGCTAAGGAGCTCCAAAAGATCCCCTCAGGTAAACTAGTTGTTTTAACGGATCATGAACCTGCAATTGATGTTACCTTACCATCACTATGTAAGTCGCTTGGTCTTAGATACGAAACAGTGAAGGAAGGCGAATATGTGAAGTTCATTATTTACAAGGAGAGGGGTTCGGCGAAAATAGATGAGATTGAAGGCGTAAGTGATACTGAACGAATAACTCTAGGGGATGTGAGGTTGAGGGACAAGTTGTCAGATCCAACCATTTTAATGTCCTTCGTCCCTCAGATTAAGGCAGTAGATAATGTGGCCCCTGGAAGTTACATTCTTCACATGAAATGGTTTATTAGCTGGGAGACCCCCTTGTACGTTACCTTGAACCCCTTACCTAAGGGGGACATAGTTTACTATACCGCGTATCAGAAACTACCCATGACCAGGATTAGTTTTGGTTGGAGATTCGTCTCCAATAGAGTTGGAAATGAGGTCACCTTAGATATAACAGAATGGTATAAGGGTCCTCTTAGTGGTCAAGCTAAGAAATCCATAAGGAAACATTTAGAAAAGGCTAAGGAAACTCTTCCTAGGGTGCTCACATCCTAA
- a CDS encoding MFS transporter, whose amino-acid sequence MESKSLRALIFTSLAHFSNDGVFLIFPLLIVYYTTDERISVVFLGALAIVYTLLSGLLSPLIGDVADKRDSDAELIALGIFLEALATGLFALSFLDRGLAIPLITLGVVLLGSGQAFYHPLGGAILARIFGKSSGRALGINGAMGSLGRAVMPSIITFLILGLGEVLGLGIFTVYMVLVTLVIYFGLMNVRRGSMSLVRKATEKLDRRFYRFLIILGALVFMRSMFISGTTTFLGEFVYQVYFSKAFTGIFLTIGFLGSVFGQPVFGWLTERLGGRTTFLLSSILSLVFFGLFLVFPRNLFISLSSYTLFTFAAFTGFPILLGYIGQVFPKNFFTVANSYVWGIGNTVGGAAGTALVTWLLDLHYDLIFSFTVLFVIAVISTVLTPLIPKKI is encoded by the coding sequence ATGGAGTCAAAGAGCTTAAGGGCACTAATATTCACATCATTGGCGCATTTCTCAAATGATGGTGTTTTTCTAATCTTTCCACTCCTCATAGTGTACTATACTACTGACGAAAGGATAAGCGTCGTTTTCCTTGGGGCGCTGGCCATAGTTTACACGCTTTTGTCGGGCCTCCTTTCACCTCTCATAGGTGATGTGGCAGACAAGAGGGATTCCGACGCGGAACTTATTGCGTTGGGGATATTCCTAGAGGCTCTTGCCACGGGCCTCTTTGCACTTTCGTTTCTGGATAGGGGACTAGCTATTCCTCTAATAACCCTGGGAGTGGTTCTCCTAGGGTCGGGACAAGCATTTTACCATCCCCTAGGAGGTGCCATACTTGCCAGGATCTTTGGAAAGAGCTCAGGAAGAGCCTTGGGAATCAACGGTGCCATGGGTAGTCTAGGAAGAGCAGTAATGCCGTCAATAATTACATTCCTTATCCTAGGTTTAGGGGAAGTCCTGGGGTTGGGAATATTTACGGTCTACATGGTCTTGGTAACTCTGGTCATTTACTTCGGACTCATGAACGTTAGAAGAGGGAGCATGAGTCTAGTAAGGAAGGCAACGGAGAAGTTAGATAGAAGGTTTTACAGGTTTCTGATAATTCTTGGGGCCCTGGTTTTCATGAGAAGTATGTTCATAAGCGGGACAACCACTTTCCTTGGGGAATTCGTCTATCAAGTTTACTTTTCAAAGGCCTTCACTGGGATATTCTTGACCATTGGATTCTTGGGATCAGTTTTCGGACAGCCCGTGTTTGGCTGGTTGACCGAGAGACTTGGGGGGAGGACAACCTTTCTTTTGAGTAGCATTTTGAGTCTTGTGTTCTTTGGGCTTTTCCTGGTGTTTCCAAGGAACCTTTTCATTTCCTTGAGCTCTTATACGCTGTTCACTTTCGCAGCCTTCACAGGGTTTCCAATCCTGTTAGGTTACATAGGCCAGGTATTTCCTAAGAACTTCTTCACCGTAGCCAACTCATACGTGTGGGGGATTGGAAACACAGTGGGAGGAGCTGCCGGGACTGCTCTGGTAACATGGTTACTGGATCTACACTACGACCTCATCTTCTCGTTCACGGTTCTCTTCGTGATAGCGGTAATATCGACGGTTCTGACTCCCCTGATCCCCAAGAAGATTTAA